From Ovis aries strain OAR_USU_Benz2616 breed Rambouillet chromosome 21, ARS-UI_Ramb_v3.0, whole genome shotgun sequence, a single genomic window includes:
- the LOC105604091 gene encoding pregnancy-associated glycoprotein 1-like translates to MWVTSPLEDPLRNSRLYLTQAHLTCGCPPSFAPVQPVVRFKHLHSSTFWLINKTFSITYGSGRMKGVVAHDTVRHYVLCSAVNTLPSIIFTINGINYPVPGRAYILKDDEATAIPPFKRTE, encoded by the exons ATGTGGGTAACATCACCATTGGAAGACCCCCTCAGGAATTCCAGGTTATATTTGACACAGGCTCATCTGACTTGTGGGTGCCCTCCATCTTTTGCACCAGTCCAGCCTGTT GTTAGGTTCAAACATCTTCATTCGTCCACCTTCTGGCTTATCAATAAGACCTTCAGCATCACCTATGGATCTGGGAGAATGAAAGGAGTTGTTGCTCATGACACAGTTCGG CACTACGTTTTATGTTCTGCGGTCAATACCCTGCCCTCTATTATCTTCACCATCAATGGCATCAACTACCCAGTGCCAGGTCGAGCCTACATCCTCAAG GATGATGAGGCCACTGCCATACCACCTTTCAAGAGAACAGAGTGA